ATTGGCCTTCTTCACCTTCTCCTGGCGACAGAAAGGGTACAGGTCGGCACAGGAAGAGAACGTGGTGATCGAGCTGATGGACCCCATAGCGCACCCAAGCAGCTCGGGTTAGAACCGAAGCGACACGAGTTCCAGTCGCACCGGCTTCAACGCGTCGGCGATCTTCCGCTTGGTGGCCACTTCCAGATGAATCGCCTCCTGCGCGCTGCGCAGGACCTGAACGTCCGAACGCGTAGATGACCCCTGTTGCTGAGGCGGAACACCCCTCTTCTTCTCTGTCATGGTCTCGCCTCCCGGACAACACCCGATGCTAATTGCATCCATAGTGTACCAATCCGCCCCGCGCCTGTTCACTAGAAAAAACGCTTGATCTGCGAATACGCCGCGCATTCTTGAGCGGACCACCCCCTCCCTATGGCGCAATCTAACATCGCCCCCCCTTGCACACAAGCGCATTGTCCAGAAAAAAGCTGGCACGTCTTGGTTCCCGGCTTACGGATATCCCACGGTCTGCGAGAGAATGATCTTCTTGTGCGCCGGCAGCTTCAGGGCCGAGGCCAACGCGTCGCGGTCCACCTGTTGAAACACGGCCGGACCTGACCCGCATCGCTCCTGAAAAATGCATTTCGCGCGAGCACTGGTGACGGAGACAGACTACCATGGTGGCCACAGGAGGGCGTTGTCATGGACATGCTGCTATCCGCCGACGAAGTACGCGTGCTGGGGGCACTGATCGAGAAGGAGATGACGACGCCCGAGTACTGTCCGCTCTCCCTCAACGCGCTCAAAAACGCCTGCAGCCAGAAATCCAACCGCGACCCGGTCGTGGCGTGGGACGAGACCGCGGTCGCGCGGATCGTGGAGGGACTCAGGGACAAGCGGCTGATCGCACTCGTCACCGGCGCCACAAGCGCGATCAGCCGCGTCCCGAAATACAGTCAGCGTCTGGCCGAGACCGTTGGGATGGACGAGCGGGATCGGGCCGTCATGTGCGAGCTGATGGTTCGCGGCCCGCAAACGGCAGCGCAACTCCGTGGCCGCGCTGAACGGCTCCACAAGTT
This is a stretch of genomic DNA from Verrucomicrobiota bacterium. It encodes these proteins:
- a CDS encoding YceH family protein; amino-acid sequence: MDMLLSADEVRVLGALIEKEMTTPEYCPLSLNALKNACSQKSNRDPVVAWDETAVARIVEGLRDKRLIALVTGATSAISRVPKYSQRLAETVGMDERDRAVMCELMVRGPQTAAQLRGRAERLHKFADQAEIEATLNELMTRAQPLVTRLPRQPGHKEQRYAHLLSGPPAISAEAPEPPPEPAVLRVRAENDRLGKLEAEVAALRAELAGVREQIETLRKQLGA